Within the Polaribacter pectinis genome, the region ACCTTCTCTGTTTCTGGAAACTTAATTCTGATTTTACCTTTTCCAAAAGGATATAATTTACTATCAACTATTCCCTGTCTGATGGCTTTATTAAATAAGGTGCGAATTACAATAAGATTGTTAGTAATTGAACGTGGAGAATTTTTCCTCTTAACCCTAAGGTGAGTAATAAAATCTTTCAAAAATTCTTCATTAATTTCTTTAAAAGATAGATTATCTGAACCCGAAAAATTGATGACATGATTGACTCTTGGTTTATCAGAACTCAAACGTGTCAATTTTTTATTTGCTTCCAATTCTGACAGATACTTTTTACTAACGCTATTAAAACTCTCTTCATTAAAAGGTTTTACTATCTGTTTTTTTATTTGTTTTGAAGAAAATTCTTTATGATTTGATTGTAGTTCAATTACAGTATCGCTTGCTTCAGCTAACTTCTTAACTAATAAGTTATTTAGGCGAACTGAATTTGGGTGTGATTTTTTTATTTTTCTTTCTACTTCATCCCAATGATGAGATTCAATGTAATGTCCAGTATAGATAACGTTAGCTTTTCTATTTTTCACAATCCTAATCATCAAGGGGAATAGCCCTTCTTTATTAGGTTTTTTACGAAGTATTAATCTTATGCTTGATGCCATTGTATAAAAATATGTATATTTATAATATGTTGTAAATAAGGGTTATATAGCAAAAGTAACACTTTTAGGTCAAACATAGGTCAAACAAAAGCTGATTTTATACAGTTTTATATACATTTATAAACCCTTACAAATAAGGGTAAGTGTTTGAAAATTAGCACAAATAGATACATATTGAATCATTATAAACTGGATTCAAAATCCAGTTCTTTCGGGAGTGTGGGTTCGATTCCCACCTTGAGTACTAAAGAAAAACCTCAACTATTTGATTCAAATAGATTGAGGTTTTTTAAATTTATTAATTGTACTGTTTATGTACAATTAAATTATCTACTATCTATTTAGAAAGAATTTTGTCATTTTTAAGTTCTTTAAATCTATGTGTATTAGAATAAGTTTTTTTTATTAAAAACCAAGATACCTGAAAGAATACAAAGGTGAAGTTTGTATGTTTCAGTAAAAACTAAAACTTTTTCTTCTATAATGTAACCAAAATCATTATCAAAAATCTTATTTAAAAGAAGTATATCACTCGCCATTTTTTTTGCTTAATGTGTTTCCATATTTAAAATTTTTAAAGTGTGGGACAGTGTTCTAACTTGAGGCGTTTTTAGACCAGATTCTAGTTTTCTAAATATGTTTCTAAATTTTCTGTATTTACAATATCTATTGGCAATAAGCTTTTTGCAGGTATTTTTTTGTTGAAAAGTAAGTGTTCAACTAAATAAGTTAAACC harbors:
- a CDS encoding site-specific integrase, whose amino-acid sequence is MASSIRLILRKKPNKEGLFPLMIRIVKNRKANVIYTGHYIESHHWDEVERKIKKSHPNSVRLNNLLVKKLAEASDTVIELQSNHKEFSSKQIKKQIVKPFNEESFNSVSKKYLSELEANKKLTRLSSDKPRVNHVINFSGSDNLSFKEINEEFLKDFITHLRVKRKNSPRSITNNLIVIRTLFNKAIRQGIVDSKLYPFGKGKIRIKFPETEKVGLSANEVKRIESLDNLNEQELHARNVWLFSFYLAGMRVADVLKIKWDDIYDDRLHYRMNKNDKLLSLKLPNKVLPIIEEYRKEKLKQHDFIFPELKEANLKSDKDILAKTKTANKKFNKYLETIAEKAEINKKLTMHIARHTFGNISGDKIPIQMLQKLYRHSSITTTINYQSNFMHKDTDDALDKVIDF